From Sphingomonas nostoxanthinifaciens, a single genomic window includes:
- a CDS encoding DUF2252 family protein has product MARSAHAYVRGNTAKFYEWLADAPAARRLPEGPAIWICGDCHLGNLGPIANGNGKVEIQIRDLDQAVIGNPLHDLIRLGLSLATAARGSDLPGVTTARMIEQMVVGYEAAMADPTSGDTGPEPDAVRTVKRRALGRRWRHLAKERLEDVDPSIPLGKRFWRLEADEYEAIEAIFDDAAVSHMILSLRHREDEQRVRMVDAAYWMKGCSSLGLTRVAAIAEMRDESGDREYALVDIKQAVAPIAPPARGATMPQDQAERVVAAARALSPYLGERIAASRVLDASVFVRELMPQDLKLEVDQFSTEQAIKAAHYLAFVVGKAHARQMGADDRRTWRVELNRSRKDEIDAPSWLWESVVALAGQHEAAYLEHCRRYALAAAE; this is encoded by the coding sequence ATGGCGCGCTCCGCCCACGCTTATGTGCGCGGCAACACGGCAAAATTCTACGAGTGGCTCGCAGACGCGCCGGCGGCACGACGACTGCCCGAAGGGCCGGCAATCTGGATCTGCGGGGACTGCCATCTGGGCAATCTCGGCCCCATCGCCAACGGCAATGGCAAGGTCGAGATCCAGATCCGCGATCTGGATCAGGCGGTGATCGGCAACCCGCTGCACGATTTGATCCGCCTCGGCCTCTCGCTCGCGACCGCCGCGCGAGGATCGGACCTGCCCGGCGTCACCACCGCGCGCATGATCGAGCAGATGGTGGTCGGCTATGAAGCCGCGATGGCCGATCCCACGAGCGGCGACACCGGCCCGGAACCGGATGCGGTGAGGACGGTCAAGCGGCGCGCGCTGGGGCGCCGCTGGCGCCACCTGGCCAAGGAGCGACTGGAAGACGTCGATCCGTCGATCCCGCTCGGCAAGCGATTCTGGCGGCTGGAGGCCGACGAATATGAAGCGATCGAAGCCATCTTCGATGATGCCGCGGTGTCGCACATGATCCTCTCGCTGCGCCATCGGGAGGATGAACAGCGCGTGCGCATGGTCGACGCGGCTTATTGGATGAAGGGCTGCAGCTCGTTGGGCCTCACCCGCGTCGCCGCGATCGCCGAGATGCGCGACGAATCCGGCGACCGCGAATATGCGCTGGTCGACATCAAGCAAGCGGTGGCGCCGATCGCGCCGCCCGCCCGTGGCGCGACGATGCCGCAGGATCAGGCGGAGCGCGTCGTCGCGGCGGCGCGCGCGCTGTCCCCCTATCTTGGCGAGCGGATCGCGGCGTCGCGCGTCCTCGACGCATCGGTGTTCGTGCGCGAGTTGATGCCGCAGGATCTGAAGCTGGAGGTCGATCAGTTCAGCACCGAGCAGGCGATCAAGGCAGCCCATTATCTCGCATTCGTGGTCGGCAAGGCGCATGCCCGCCAGATGGGCGCCGACGACCGGCGCACGTGGCGCGTCGAATTGAACCGCAGCCGCAAGGACGAGATCGATGCCCCGTCGTGGCTGTGGGAAAGCGTGGTCGCGCTCGCCGGGCAGCACGAGGCCGCCTATCTCGAACATTGCCGCCGCTACGCACTGGCCGCCGCGGAGTAG
- a CDS encoding tryptophan halogenase family protein — MAEKRSILIVGGGTAGWLTAAYLARFLALGRNPHLDIAVLESPEIGTIGVGEGAFPTIRATLQFLGIDEARFVRATTATFKQGIRFNDWLHAPHDGGRHSYLHPFEAPLYADGAGLVPYWLLQDEATRPPFAEAVTIQNRVAEGRRGPKRLGEEAFGGPLSYAYHFDAHRLGEVLAERAVELGVRHIADTFDAVALTADGQIDHVATRAHGRLTADLFVDCTGLRAGLIGGALGEPLHSVREHLFVDRAVACKVPYARPDAPLESVTIATAHEAGWTWDIGLAGARGIGTVYSSMHLSDDRASDILQAYVGRDVPIEPRILSFEPGYRARSWIGNCVAVGLAAGFLEPLESTGLVLIEAAVAMIAELFPHNGPIDGPSARYNRLMSGRFETIVNFLKLHYCLSQRPESFWRDHADPTSIPPALAELLAQWRYRPPNRFDFTLDLESFAFFNYQYILYGMRFRTELARGRDEYPLGEEAERLFARIRAFGEHAVADLPLHRALIDEFVRAART, encoded by the coding sequence ATGGCCGAGAAACGCTCGATCCTGATCGTCGGCGGCGGCACCGCCGGGTGGCTGACTGCCGCCTATCTCGCGCGGTTCCTTGCGCTCGGCCGCAATCCCCACCTCGACATCGCCGTGCTGGAATCGCCTGAAATCGGCACGATCGGCGTCGGCGAAGGCGCCTTCCCCACTATTCGCGCCACTTTACAGTTTCTCGGCATCGACGAGGCGCGTTTCGTGCGGGCGACCACGGCGACGTTCAAACAGGGCATCCGCTTCAACGACTGGCTACACGCACCGCACGACGGCGGCCGCCACTCATACCTCCACCCGTTCGAGGCACCGCTTTATGCCGACGGCGCCGGGCTGGTGCCGTATTGGCTGCTGCAGGACGAAGCCACGCGGCCGCCTTTCGCCGAGGCGGTGACCATCCAGAATCGCGTGGCGGAGGGTCGCCGCGGCCCCAAGCGCCTCGGCGAGGAGGCGTTCGGCGGCCCGCTGAGCTACGCCTACCATTTCGACGCGCATCGCCTCGGCGAGGTGCTGGCGGAGCGCGCGGTCGAGCTCGGCGTGCGGCATATCGCCGACACCTTCGATGCAGTCGCGCTCACCGCCGATGGGCAGATCGACCATGTTGCGACGCGCGCGCACGGGCGGTTGACCGCCGACCTCTTCGTCGACTGCACCGGGCTGCGCGCCGGGTTGATCGGCGGCGCGCTGGGCGAGCCGCTTCACTCCGTCCGGGAGCATCTGTTCGTCGATCGTGCGGTCGCCTGCAAGGTGCCGTACGCGCGCCCGGACGCCCCGCTGGAGAGTGTGACGATCGCCACCGCGCACGAGGCCGGCTGGACATGGGATATCGGGCTGGCGGGCGCGCGCGGGATCGGCACGGTCTATTCGAGCATGCATCTGTCCGACGATCGCGCGAGCGATATCCTGCAAGCCTATGTCGGCCGCGACGTCCCGATCGAACCGAGGATCCTTTCGTTCGAGCCCGGCTATCGGGCGCGGAGCTGGATCGGAAATTGCGTCGCGGTCGGCCTGGCCGCCGGTTTCCTCGAGCCGCTCGAATCGACCGGGCTGGTGCTGATCGAAGCGGCGGTGGCGATGATCGCCGAGCTCTTCCCGCACAACGGGCCGATCGACGGGCCATCCGCGCGCTACAATCGCCTGATGAGCGGGCGGTTCGAGACGATCGTCAATTTCCTCAAGCTCCATTATTGCCTGAGCCAGCGCCCCGAGTCGTTCTGGCGGGACCATGCTGATCCGACGTCCATCCCGCCCGCGCTCGCCGAGCTTCTCGCGCAATGGCGCTATCGGCCGCCCAACCGCTTCGACTTCACCCTCGATCTGGAGAGCTTCGCCTTCTTCAACTATCAATATATCCTCTACGGAATGCGCTTCCGCACCGAACTGGCGCGCGGGCGGGACGAATATCCGTTGGGCGAGGAAGCGGAGCGGCTGTTCGCTCGCATCCGCGCCTTCGGCGAGCATGCCGTGGCGGATCTGCCGCTCCATCGGGCGCTGATCGACGAATTCGTGCGCGCCGCCCGCACCTGA
- a CDS encoding type II toxin-antitoxin system VapC family toxin codes for MYLLDTFVLAELRKAKAGQTDAGLTRWGAGVGRERLFMSAISLLELQSAVAELARKDRAAGEAAEAWLGNQVIPAFEGRILPVDAAVVRRRAKLGYSDPRDALIAATALEHGLTLVTRNVAAFRIGRVKLLNPWGFEPPVEEEDADWRQASRAGPAWLKNLFVRG; via the coding sequence ATGTACCTGCTCGACACTTTCGTCCTTGCCGAACTGCGCAAGGCCAAAGCGGGGCAGACCGACGCCGGCCTCACACGCTGGGGCGCAGGTGTGGGGCGCGAGCGGCTGTTCATGTCGGCGATCAGCCTGCTCGAACTTCAGTCGGCGGTCGCGGAGCTCGCGCGCAAGGACCGCGCCGCCGGCGAGGCCGCAGAGGCATGGCTGGGCAATCAGGTGATTCCCGCCTTCGAAGGCCGCATCCTGCCGGTCGATGCAGCCGTGGTGCGCCGCCGCGCGAAGCTCGGCTATTCCGATCCGCGCGATGCGCTGATCGCGGCCACCGCGCTTGAGCATGGCCTGACGCTGGTGACACGCAACGTGGCCGCATTCAGGATCGGGCGGGTAAAGCTGCTCAACCCCTGGGGGTTCGAACCGCCGGTGGAGGAAGAGGATGCTGACTGGCGACAGGCCTCGCGCGCCGGGCCCGCATGGCTTAAAAACCTGTTCGTGAGGGGCTGA
- a CDS encoding type II toxin-antitoxin system Phd/YefM family antitoxin, translating into MRLISSREFNQDVSRAKRAARIEPVFVTDRGRPTHVLLSIDAFRRLSGDTESVVELLAASANFEVEARPADATWARGGTLD; encoded by the coding sequence ATGAGACTGATCAGCAGCCGCGAGTTCAATCAGGACGTCAGCCGGGCAAAGCGCGCAGCGCGAATCGAGCCGGTGTTCGTCACCGATCGCGGCAGGCCGACGCACGTGCTCCTCAGCATCGACGCCTTCCGACGGCTGAGCGGCGATACCGAATCGGTGGTCGAACTGCTCGCAGCGTCGGCCAATTTCGAGGTCGAGGCGCGGCCGGCCGACGCGACGTGGGCACGCGGGGGGACGCTCGACTGA
- a CDS encoding cation:proton antiporter, translating into MDGSLMNSVATTVSGLLSAHGAAVPAVAKSYAPGDYSIHFFLQLGIIILTCRIVGWLGQKLLGQPQVVGEMIAGVVLGPSLLGLLWPDAQGALFPKETKNVLYAGSQLGVALYMFIVGLTLRLDHFKAKGPSAAAVSASGVIAPFLIAALITPFLLGVPGLFAPTIGRGSATLFMGACIALTAFPMLARIINERGLSGSALGTLSLTAGAFDDAASWCVLAVVLATFGGGPGVAIVAIGGAILYFAFLLAFGRRLLAPLGRAVEARGEMSHTVLAITLVLFCLSAFFMDAIGIHGIFGGFIIGVFMPRGLFVAEIRRKVEPLAVVMLLPMFFTYSGLNTRMDMVNSGALLLIALGILVASIAAKFGACYLAARAMGEDNRTALGIGALMNSRGLMELIIINIGLQKGIIGPTLFSMLVLMAIVTTVMATPLFELVYGRKARARGELGPVPATQPAPAV; encoded by the coding sequence ATGGACGGCAGCCTGATGAACAGCGTTGCGACGACGGTGAGTGGCCTGCTTTCCGCGCACGGCGCGGCGGTGCCGGCCGTGGCGAAAAGCTATGCGCCCGGCGACTACAGCATCCACTTCTTCCTCCAGCTCGGCATCATCATCCTCACCTGCCGCATCGTCGGATGGCTGGGGCAGAAATTGCTCGGGCAGCCGCAGGTGGTGGGCGAGATGATCGCGGGGGTCGTGCTCGGCCCCTCACTGCTCGGGCTGCTCTGGCCGGACGCGCAGGGCGCGCTGTTTCCGAAGGAGACCAAGAACGTCCTCTACGCCGGTTCGCAACTGGGCGTCGCGCTCTACATGTTCATCGTCGGGCTGACGCTTCGCCTCGATCACTTCAAGGCGAAGGGGCCCAGCGCGGCGGCGGTCTCCGCGTCGGGCGTGATAGCGCCATTCCTGATCGCGGCGCTCATCACGCCCTTCCTGCTCGGCGTCCCCGGGCTGTTCGCGCCGACGATCGGCCGCGGCAGCGCGACCCTGTTCATGGGCGCCTGCATCGCGCTCACCGCCTTCCCGATGCTCGCGCGCATCATCAACGAGCGCGGACTGTCGGGCAGCGCGCTGGGTACATTGTCGCTGACCGCGGGCGCGTTCGACGATGCCGCATCGTGGTGCGTGCTGGCGGTCGTGCTCGCGACCTTCGGCGGCGGCCCCGGCGTCGCGATCGTCGCGATCGGCGGTGCGATCCTCTATTTCGCCTTCCTGCTGGCCTTCGGTCGCCGTCTGCTGGCGCCGCTCGGTCGTGCGGTCGAGGCACGTGGCGAGATGAGCCATACCGTCCTCGCGATCACGCTGGTGCTGTTCTGCCTGTCGGCCTTCTTCATGGACGCGATCGGCATCCACGGCATCTTCGGCGGTTTCATCATCGGCGTGTTCATGCCGCGCGGCCTGTTCGTGGCCGAGATACGGCGCAAGGTCGAGCCGCTCGCGGTGGTGATGCTGCTGCCGATGTTCTTCACCTATTCGGGCCTGAACACCCGCATGGACATGGTCAATTCGGGCGCGCTGCTGCTGATCGCGCTCGGCATCCTGGTCGCCTCGATCGCGGCGAAGTTCGGCGCCTGCTACCTCGCTGCGCGCGCGATGGGCGAGGATAACCGCACCGCGCTCGGCATCGGCGCGCTGATGAATTCGCGCGGGCTGATGGAGCTCATCATCATCAACATCGGCCTGCAGAAGGGCATCATCGGGCCGACATTGTTCTCGATGCTGGTGCTGATGGCGATCGTCACCACGGTGATGGCGACGCCGCTGTTCGAGCTCGTCTACGGCCGCAAGGCCCGCGCGCGGGGCGAACTCGGCCCGGTTCCCGCCACGCAGCCCGCCCCCGCGGTCTAG
- a CDS encoding alginate export family protein translates to MKSLALLAAALVSGAATAQDLAVTPLLNARLRYEEVSQNALPDIAHALTLRVRPGVQLSEGGWSALVEGEATAAIDTGYNDGTNGKTHYALIADPRNAELNRAQIRYAAPGFSVTAGRQLIELTDQRFVGSSSFRQNQQTFDAVRAQIGTSRGLSADLAFAWSDRTVNGIHGTGARQQAVSGDNVFALASYGAAIGTLTGFAYLVDQDEAAVQGYRLSSQTYGIRFAGNRKAGKLRLGYAASWANQSDYHRNPNRYSADYWLLEGSVALSAASAKLGYEVLGADKGIALTSVQTPLASLFPFQGWADKLTTTPPNGIRDVYATLGYGWKTLGWADAFDLQATYHRFDSDRLSQHYGNEWDLLGTIKRRRTSVSVRYARYVADAFATDTSKFWLSVEWAM, encoded by the coding sequence ATGAAGTCGCTCGCCCTGCTGGCGGCGGCCCTGGTCTCCGGCGCGGCCACCGCGCAGGACCTTGCCGTCACGCCTTTGCTCAATGCACGCCTGCGATACGAGGAGGTGTCGCAGAATGCTCTACCCGATATCGCCCACGCGCTGACCCTGCGCGTGCGGCCGGGGGTCCAGCTTTCGGAGGGCGGCTGGTCCGCGCTCGTCGAGGGCGAGGCGACCGCCGCGATCGACACCGGCTACAATGACGGGACGAACGGCAAGACGCATTACGCGCTGATCGCCGATCCCCGTAATGCAGAGTTGAACCGCGCGCAGATCCGCTATGCGGCGCCGGGCTTTAGCGTGACCGCCGGTCGCCAGTTGATCGAGCTTACCGACCAGCGATTCGTCGGATCGTCGAGCTTCCGCCAGAATCAGCAGACATTCGATGCCGTGCGGGCCCAGATCGGCACCTCGCGCGGATTAAGTGCCGACTTGGCCTTTGCCTGGAGCGACCGCACGGTGAACGGCATCCACGGCACGGGTGCCCGCCAGCAGGCCGTGAGCGGGGATAACGTCTTCGCGTTAGCCAGTTACGGCGCGGCGATCGGCACGCTGACCGGCTTCGCCTATCTCGTCGATCAGGACGAGGCTGCGGTTCAGGGCTATCGGCTGTCCAGTCAGACCTACGGCATCCGCTTCGCCGGCAACCGGAAAGCGGGAAAGCTTCGGCTCGGTTATGCGGCAAGCTGGGCGAACCAGAGCGACTATCACCGCAATCCAAACCGTTATTCAGCCGACTATTGGCTGCTGGAAGGGTCGGTCGCCTTGTCGGCGGCGAGCGCGAAGCTGGGCTATGAGGTGCTCGGCGCCGATAAAGGTATCGCCCTGACGAGTGTGCAGACGCCGCTCGCCTCGCTGTTCCCGTTTCAGGGCTGGGCGGACAAGCTCACCACCACGCCGCCGAACGGGATACGCGATGTCTACGCGACGCTCGGCTACGGCTGGAAGACGCTGGGCTGGGCGGACGCGTTCGACCTGCAGGCGACCTATCATCGCTTCGACAGCGACCGGCTGAGCCAGCATTATGGCAATGAGTGGGATTTGCTCGGCACGATCAAGCGCCGGCGCACGTCCGTCTCGGTCCGCTATGCCCGTTACGTCGCCGACGCGTTCGCCACCGACACCAGCAAATTCTGGCTGTCGGTCGAATGGGCGATGTGA
- a CDS encoding LLM class flavin-dependent oxidoreductase — protein MRYGFWMPVFGGWLRNVPDEGMEASWDYAKRLTQTAERWGYDLTLIAELNLNDIKGIEQPALDAWSTAAALAAVTERLELMVAVRPNFHHPALFAKAAANIDRIANGRLSLNVVSSWWADEARQYGLQFDQHDDRYARTAEWLQVVDGLWTEERFSFAGEFYTTENAICAPKPVARPIVYAGGESEKAKQMIAAQCDAYVMHGDPVDAVAPKIADMRRRRGEAGGAPMTFGMAAYAIVRDSEAEAKRELERITTVTDLPSGYDNFDQWLSGTQLERELKLQEYSVSNRGLRPNLVGTPEQLKERIAEYQAAGLDLLLLQMSPQAEEMERFARQVMGTL, from the coding sequence ATGCGCTACGGTTTTTGGATGCCCGTCTTCGGCGGCTGGCTGCGCAACGTGCCCGACGAGGGCATGGAAGCGAGCTGGGACTATGCCAAGCGCCTGACGCAGACTGCCGAGCGCTGGGGCTACGATTTGACGCTGATCGCCGAACTCAATCTCAACGATATCAAGGGCATCGAGCAGCCCGCGCTCGATGCCTGGTCGACCGCCGCCGCACTCGCCGCCGTGACCGAACGCCTGGAGCTGATGGTCGCCGTGCGCCCGAACTTCCACCATCCGGCATTGTTCGCCAAGGCGGCTGCCAACATCGATCGCATCGCCAACGGGCGGCTGTCGCTCAACGTCGTCTCGTCCTGGTGGGCGGACGAGGCGCGGCAATATGGGCTGCAGTTCGACCAGCACGACGATCGCTATGCCCGCACCGCCGAGTGGCTGCAGGTGGTCGACGGGTTGTGGACCGAGGAGCGCTTCAGCTTCGCCGGCGAGTTCTACACGACCGAGAACGCCATCTGCGCGCCGAAGCCGGTCGCGCGCCCGATCGTCTATGCCGGCGGCGAGAGCGAGAAGGCCAAGCAGATGATCGCCGCGCAGTGCGATGCCTATGTGATGCACGGCGACCCCGTCGACGCGGTCGCGCCGAAGATCGCCGACATGCGGCGACGGCGCGGGGAGGCCGGCGGCGCGCCGATGACATTCGGCATGGCGGCCTATGCGATCGTCCGCGACAGCGAGGCAGAGGCGAAGCGCGAGCTGGAGCGGATCACCACCGTCACCGACCTGCCGTCCGGCTACGACAATTTCGACCAGTGGCTGTCGGGTACGCAGTTGGAACGCGAGTTGAAGCTGCAGGAATATTCGGTGTCGAATCGCGGCCTGCGCCCGAACCTCGTCGGCACGCCCGAGCAGCTAAAGGAGCGCATCGCCGAATATCAGGCGGCCGGGCTCGACCTGCTGCTGCTCCAGATGAGCCCGCAGGCCGAGGAAATGGAGCGCTTCGCGCGGCAGGTGATGGGCACGCTCTAG
- a CDS encoding ATP-grasp domain-containing protein yields MTDLAILFEHPAWFVPLFDALDRRGVNYRALRSEGDFDPADGYAPAPLVLNRMAMSAFLRDAEHPIFWTGALLSHWERAGARVVNGSPALAIDTSKARQLSLLAGLGLAIPATRVVHRAADVAAAADAVGFPLVVKANIGGAGAGIVRFDSRDELRAAIADGGLPTSIDGVLLVQDYVPARDGTITRIETLDRAYLYAIDIAGGGAFDLCPADACQVPGSAITMRAAEPPAALRDAAEAIARAAHLDLGGIEVMIDDRDGIARFYDINALSNFVARPLDVLGWDPHERLVDRLLGWIGETR; encoded by the coding sequence GTGACCGACCTCGCCATCCTCTTCGAGCATCCCGCCTGGTTCGTGCCTTTGTTCGACGCGCTCGACCGGCGCGGCGTCAATTATCGCGCGCTGCGTTCCGAAGGCGACTTCGACCCGGCGGACGGGTACGCACCCGCGCCGCTGGTGCTCAACCGCATGGCGATGTCCGCCTTCCTGCGTGATGCCGAGCATCCGATCTTTTGGACCGGCGCGCTGCTTTCCCATTGGGAACGGGCCGGCGCGCGCGTGGTCAATGGATCGCCGGCGCTCGCGATCGACACGTCGAAGGCGCGCCAGCTTTCACTGCTGGCGGGGCTCGGCCTCGCCATTCCGGCGACCCGCGTGGTCCATCGCGCGGCCGACGTCGCGGCGGCGGCCGACGCGGTCGGTTTCCCCTTGGTCGTGAAGGCCAATATCGGCGGCGCCGGCGCCGGCATCGTCCGCTTCGACTCGCGCGACGAGCTGCGCGCCGCGATCGCCGACGGCGGCCTGCCCACCAGCATCGACGGCGTCCTGCTCGTCCAGGATTATGTGCCCGCCCGTGATGGTACGATCACGCGGATCGAGACGCTCGACCGCGCCTATCTTTATGCCATCGATATCGCCGGGGGCGGCGCGTTCGATCTCTGCCCGGCCGACGCCTGCCAGGTTCCCGGCAGCGCGATCACGATGCGGGCGGCCGAGCCACCCGCCGCCCTGCGCGATGCGGCGGAGGCGATCGCACGCGCGGCTCACCTCGATCTCGGCGGCATCGAGGTAATGATCGACGATCGCGACGGCATCGCCCGCTTCTACGACATCAACGCGCTCTCCAATTTCGTGGCGCGGCCGCTCGACGTGCTCGGCTGGGATCCGCACGAGCGGCTGGTCGATCGGCTGCTCGGCTGGATCGGGGAGACGCGTTGA
- a CDS encoding threonine aldolase family protein: MNEADHEAKAACTRFLSHHLPVAPRAMLERLAAHDTAELRADVYGEGGAIGLLERRAVEMLGKPSGRFFIKGVTAQLSVLSAYAEARGTRNVVVHPLSHLDHDEANAMERVGHLNAIRLGRHAPFGVEDLQRIADPLAAVVVELPLRRAGYLLPDFDALVAIADWCRAADVPLHFDGARLWEAAAGYGVSPARLASLADSIYVSFYKGLGGLGGALVAGSGAFVASLAAWKTRYGGDLYTAYPQAISALIGLDTQLPRMVDYVARARALASRLGTVPGIILQPAVPHTNAFQIWMRGDPAALAERNRSFAHDHRVWLFGGFQPTALAGHCMAEIAIGDGSDHVSIDEAADWVEAFLA; encoded by the coding sequence ATGAACGAGGCCGACCACGAGGCGAAGGCGGCCTGCACCCGTTTCCTGTCGCATCACCTGCCCGTCGCTCCGCGCGCGATGCTGGAGCGACTGGCGGCGCATGACACCGCCGAACTGCGCGCGGACGTCTATGGCGAGGGCGGCGCGATCGGTTTGCTCGAACGCCGCGCGGTCGAAATGCTGGGCAAGCCGAGCGGACGCTTCTTCATCAAAGGCGTCACGGCGCAACTGAGCGTGCTGAGCGCCTATGCCGAGGCGCGCGGCACCCGCAACGTGGTGGTCCATCCACTCAGCCATCTGGATCATGACGAGGCCAATGCGATGGAGCGGGTCGGGCATTTGAACGCGATCCGGCTCGGCCGCCACGCACCGTTCGGGGTGGAAGATCTCCAGCGTATCGCCGATCCGCTGGCGGCGGTCGTGGTCGAGCTGCCGTTGCGGCGCGCGGGCTACCTCCTGCCGGATTTCGACGCGCTGGTGGCGATTGCGGACTGGTGCCGTGCGGCCGACGTCCCGCTCCACTTCGACGGCGCGCGGCTATGGGAGGCGGCGGCCGGCTACGGCGTTTCGCCCGCACGGCTGGCGAGCCTCGCCGACAGCATCTACGTGTCGTTCTACAAGGGATTGGGCGGTCTCGGCGGCGCGCTGGTGGCCGGATCGGGCGCGTTCGTCGCGTCGCTCGCGGCGTGGAAGACGCGCTACGGCGGTGACCTTTACACCGCTTACCCGCAGGCCATTTCCGCCTTGATCGGGCTGGACACGCAATTGCCGCGCATGGTCGACTATGTCGCGCGAGCGCGTGCCTTGGCGAGCCGGCTCGGCACGGTGCCGGGGATCATCCTGCAACCCGCAGTGCCGCACACCAACGCCTTCCAGATCTGGATGCGCGGCGATCCGGCGGCGCTGGCCGAGCGCAACCGGTCGTTCGCGCACGATCACAGGGTCTGGCTGTTCGGCGGCTTCCAGCCGACCGCGCTCGCCGGCCATTGCATGGCGGAAATCGCGATCGGCGACGGCTCCGACCATGTTTCGATCGACGAGGCTGCGGACTGGGTCGAAGCCTTCCTCGCATGA
- a CDS encoding M28 family metallopeptidase yields MKYPLVALLLIAAAPAPAPNPDPAALRASVTTLVGFGTRHTLSTTTDPKRGIGAARRWVAGRFEEIGAACGHCLAIETVGATMSGPRAPAGVRIEDVVAVQKGTGDPDRVVIVQAHIDSRVNDVMDATTDAPGANDDASGVALVIEAARLLSKEKFPATIVYAALSGEEQGLWGGKLLADTAKARGWKVAAVLNNDIVGNTHGIGGEHVDHVVRVFSEGIEGSADPAGIKQQRAIGGEDDSPSRALAKAIVAVAAEHKAIGLDVIAVRRPDRFQRGGDHIPFLEAGYPAVRFTEATENYDRQHQLVRTDHGRLYGDTVAFVDFPYLAKVTALNVATARRLASAPAAPTGVTINGALADDTRVAWAAVPGASGYRVRWRRADGFAWTEQRDVPASATSLDLVGVNIDDHLFGVAALNGGAESLVTFAGVPPRPAPGAVK; encoded by the coding sequence ATGAAATATCCGCTCGTTGCCCTGCTGCTGATCGCCGCCGCTCCCGCTCCCGCTCCAAACCCTGATCCGGCCGCCCTGCGCGCCAGCGTCACAACATTGGTCGGGTTTGGCACGCGCCACACCTTGTCGACGACGACCGATCCGAAGCGCGGCATCGGCGCTGCCCGGCGCTGGGTCGCGGGCCGCTTCGAGGAGATCGGCGCGGCCTGCGGGCATTGCCTTGCGATCGAGACGGTCGGGGCCACCATGTCGGGCCCACGCGCGCCGGCCGGCGTGCGGATCGAGGACGTCGTGGCGGTGCAGAAGGGGACGGGCGATCCGGATCGTGTCGTGATCGTGCAGGCGCATATCGACAGCCGCGTCAACGACGTGATGGACGCGACGACCGACGCGCCCGGCGCGAACGACGATGCCTCGGGCGTTGCCTTGGTGATCGAGGCGGCGCGATTGCTGTCGAAGGAGAAGTTTCCGGCGACGATCGTCTATGCGGCGCTGTCGGGCGAGGAGCAGGGTCTGTGGGGCGGCAAGTTGCTGGCCGACACTGCCAAGGCGCGCGGCTGGAAGGTGGCCGCGGTGCTCAACAACGACATCGTCGGCAACACCCACGGCATCGGCGGCGAGCATGTCGACCATGTCGTGCGCGTCTTCAGCGAGGGCATCGAGGGGTCCGCTGACCCTGCTGGCATCAAGCAGCAGCGCGCGATCGGCGGCGAGGATGATTCACCGTCGCGTGCGCTCGCCAAGGCGATCGTCGCAGTCGCGGCCGAGCATAAGGCGATCGGGCTGGACGTCATCGCGGTTCGCCGGCCGGACCGGTTCCAGCGCGGCGGCGACCACATCCCCTTCCTCGAAGCGGGCTACCCCGCGGTGCGCTTCACCGAGGCGACCGAGAATTACGATCGCCAGCACCAATTGGTCCGTACCGATCATGGGCGGCTTTACGGCGATACGGTCGCGTTCGTCGATTTCCCCTATCTGGCGAAGGTGACCGCGCTCAACGTCGCGACGGCGCGTCGGCTGGCGAGCGCACCAGCCGCGCCCACCGGCGTCACGATCAACGGCGCACTGGCCGACGATACCCGCGTCGCATGGGCGGCCGTACCGGGGGCAAGCGGCTATCGCGTGCGGTGGCGGCGGGCGGATGGCTTCGCGTGGACCGAGCAGCGCGATGTGCCCGCATCGGCGACCTCGCTCGACCTCGTCGGGGTGAACATCGACGATCACCTGTTCGGCGTGGCGGCGCTCAACGGGGGTGCGGAAAGCCTGGTCACATTTGCGGGCGTGCCGCCGCGCCCGGCGCCGGGCGCGGTCAAATAG